Proteins encoded by one window of Streptomyces uncialis:
- a CDS encoding TetR/AcrR family transcriptional regulator — MGRPRSEAVERAILDGVVGLLEEGVPLADISIERVARTARVGKATIYRRWPGREELFVEVLRRAEPPDPPLTGGSVREDLITLLESLRLRGVANRSSTLLCNVHAQMKSHPRLWSTYHALVIEPRRRMSVEVLRRGQRTGEIRTDLDLDLMHDLFVGPMLVRTVVRPEGDLPEELAAQIVDVVLAGLRPAQ; from the coding sequence GTGGGACGGCCGCGCAGCGAGGCGGTCGAGCGGGCCATCCTGGACGGCGTGGTCGGACTGCTGGAGGAAGGCGTACCGCTCGCGGACATCAGCATCGAACGTGTCGCCCGCACCGCCCGCGTGGGCAAGGCCACGATCTACCGCCGCTGGCCCGGCAGGGAGGAACTCTTCGTCGAGGTCCTGCGCCGCGCCGAGCCCCCGGACCCGCCCCTCACCGGCGGGTCCGTCCGCGAGGACCTGATCACCCTGCTGGAGAGCCTGCGGCTGCGCGGTGTCGCGAACCGCTCGTCCACCCTGCTGTGCAACGTCCACGCCCAGATGAAGAGCCATCCGCGGCTGTGGAGCACGTACCACGCCCTGGTGATCGAACCCCGCCGCCGGATGTCCGTCGAGGTGCTGCGGCGGGGCCAGCGGACCGGTGAGATCCGTACCGATCTGGACCTGGACCTGATGCACGACCTGTTCGTCGGCCCGATGCTCGTCCGTACCGTCGTCCGTCCGGAGGGGGATCTGCCGGAGGAACTCGCCGCTCAGATCGTGGACGTGGTACTGGCGGGTCTGCGTCCGGCGCAGTAG
- a CDS encoding alpha/beta fold hydrolase — MAFVTVGGTAVHTAVDGSGPVCVLAAGLGMAWFDWDPVVELLAPHRTVVRFDRPGLGLSAPAPGPPDPAAEADRFGGVLDALGLTGPATVVGHSLAGFHAESFTRRHPARVNALVLLDTSLEERPVPRRPSPVPDLAVRAGVTALCRAGVPYALGPALRRLTIRAGRLGGAPDPAPPELVRAVYRTSRTARAIAAEHLTYPEAALYLAALRRTHALPAGLPVTVLAGARATAGPDPWLTRQRALAKALAARFRVAAPAGHFLTLDRPADVADTIRAATAR, encoded by the coding sequence GTGGCCTTCGTGACGGTCGGGGGCACCGCCGTGCACACCGCGGTCGACGGCAGCGGTCCGGTGTGTGTGCTCGCCGCGGGGCTCGGGATGGCCTGGTTCGACTGGGACCCGGTGGTGGAGCTGCTGGCGCCGCACCGCACCGTCGTCCGCTTCGACCGGCCCGGCCTCGGACTGAGCGCCCCCGCGCCCGGCCCGCCGGACCCGGCCGCCGAGGCGGACCGCTTCGGCGGGGTCCTGGACGCGCTGGGCCTCACCGGCCCGGCGACCGTCGTGGGTCACTCGCTGGCGGGCTTCCACGCGGAGTCCTTCACCCGCCGCCACCCCGCGCGGGTGAACGCCCTGGTCCTGCTGGACACCAGCCTGGAGGAACGTCCGGTGCCTCGGCGGCCCTCACCGGTCCCGGACCTCGCCGTCCGCGCGGGTGTCACGGCGCTGTGCCGCGCGGGCGTCCCGTACGCGCTCGGGCCCGCGCTGCGGCGGCTGACGATCCGCGCGGGCCGCCTCGGCGGCGCCCCCGACCCGGCCCCGCCGGAGCTGGTCAGGGCCGTGTACCGGACGAGCCGGACCGCCCGCGCGATCGCCGCCGAGCACCTCACCTACCCCGAGGCGGCCCTGTACCTGGCCGCCCTGCGCCGCACCCACGCCCTGCCCGCCGGCCTCCCGGTGACGGTCCTCGCCGGCGCCCGCGCCACCGCCGGACCGGACCCGTGGCTCACCCGCCAGCGGGCCCTGGCGAAGGCCCTGGCGGCCCGCTTCCGGGTCGCGGCCCCCGCGGGCCACTTCCTGACGCTGGACCGCCCGGCGGACGTGGCCGACACGATCCGCGCCGCCACCGCCCGCTGA
- a CDS encoding DUF3105 domain-containing protein produces MGSPTPPRPVDPRAHMEQLRRAEHARRRRTRALLAAGAAALVLTLGVGGALLANATDSGGGGDRAPAARDGAAREDSGDGKNPGEAPHPAHPGEAHPGETTPGEAAPGGTAAPGEAAKPRPPAGVRSWDASKLGRDHVSGKVSYPMTPPVGGNHHDRWMTCDGIVYERPVRDENAVHSLEHGAVWVTYSKKARKADIAALANKVGRTPYTLMSPYDGQRDPLTLTAWGKQLSVDSGKDPAVDRFLAAYVQGPQTPEKGATCSGGLTR; encoded by the coding sequence ATGGGTTCCCCCACTCCTCCTCGCCCCGTCGACCCCCGGGCCCACATGGAGCAACTGCGCCGCGCCGAGCACGCCCGGCGGCGCCGCACCCGGGCCCTGCTGGCCGCGGGCGCCGCGGCCCTGGTCCTGACCCTCGGCGTGGGCGGCGCGCTGCTCGCGAACGCCACGGACAGCGGTGGCGGTGGCGACCGGGCCCCGGCGGCCCGCGACGGCGCCGCCCGGGAGGACTCCGGGGACGGGAAGAACCCCGGGGAGGCGCCGCACCCCGCGCACCCGGGCGAGGCGCACCCCGGGGAGACCACACCGGGAGAGGCCGCACCGGGCGGGACGGCGGCACCGGGGGAGGCGGCGAAGCCCCGGCCGCCCGCGGGTGTCCGCTCCTGGGACGCGTCGAAGCTCGGCCGCGACCATGTGAGCGGCAAGGTGTCCTACCCGATGACCCCGCCCGTCGGCGGCAACCACCACGACCGCTGGATGACCTGCGACGGCATCGTCTACGAGCGCCCCGTGCGCGACGAGAACGCGGTGCACTCCCTGGAGCACGGCGCCGTCTGGGTGACGTACTCCAAGAAGGCCCGCAAGGCCGACATCGCCGCGCTCGCCAACAAGGTCGGCAGGACCCCCTACACCCTGATGAGCCCGTACGACGGCCAGCGGGACCCGCTGACACTCACCGCCTGGGGCAAGCAGCTCAGCGTCGACAGCGGCAAGGACCCGGCCGTCGACCGGTTCCTCGCCGCGTACGTCCAGGGCCCGCAGACCCCCGAGAAGGGCGCCACCTGCTCGGGCGGGCTCACCCGGTGA
- a CDS encoding DUF998 domain-containing protein gives MPIRAASRTGPRTTALLTAAGTLAYSAWLLEAVLPTGLPRATAYVSELAAEGEPFSALFRATDLLAGLLLLTAALLGLLRPSARLPWAEGRPWTLVGWSALALFAAATVADSRLPLSCTPTMDAGCAEREHSGLVPLTHSAHLVTSATATAAALLTAVALTVAARRYGIGGPVARAGTVLVAAQLAATGWTLGAVWAFGEGLGSWGLGVAQRLQLVLLALWLVVFARTLARGRDEGRPRWPS, from the coding sequence ATGCCGATCCGCGCAGCGTCCCGCACCGGCCCCCGTACGACCGCCCTGCTGACCGCCGCCGGAACCCTCGCCTACAGCGCCTGGCTGCTGGAGGCCGTCCTGCCCACCGGGCTGCCGCGCGCCACGGCGTACGTCAGCGAGCTCGCCGCCGAGGGCGAGCCCTTTTCCGCGCTGTTCCGCGCCACGGACCTGCTCGCCGGGCTGCTGCTGCTCACCGCGGCGCTGCTGGGCCTGCTGCGCCCCTCGGCGCGGCTGCCCTGGGCGGAGGGCCGCCCCTGGACCCTCGTCGGCTGGTCGGCCCTCGCGCTGTTCGCCGCGGCGACCGTCGCGGACTCCCGGCTGCCCCTGAGCTGCACGCCCACCATGGACGCGGGCTGCGCGGAGCGCGAGCACAGCGGGCTGGTGCCGCTGACCCATTCGGCCCATCTGGTGACCAGCGCCACGGCGACGGCCGCCGCCCTGCTCACCGCCGTCGCCCTGACGGTGGCGGCCCGCCGCTACGGCATCGGGGGACCGGTGGCCCGCGCGGGCACGGTCCTGGTGGCCGCCCAGCTCGCCGCCACCGGGTGGACCCTGGGCGCGGTGTGGGCGTTCGGCGAGGGCCTCGGCAGCTGGGGCCTCGGCGTGGCCCAGCGGCTCCAGCTCGTCCTGCTGGCGCTGTGGCTCGTCGTGTTCGCCCGTACGCTCGCGCGTGGCCGGGACGAAGGGCGGCCCCGGTGGCCTTCGTGA
- a CDS encoding pyridoxamine 5'-phosphate oxidase family protein, with the protein MNADAPRAELNTDFSSPDAEPTSWARVEELLSAPRTFWISTVRPDGRPHVTPLIAVWRDGVLHFATGPAERKALNLARNAEVVLTTGDAAWDEGCDVVVEGTAVRITDEDRLRALAGAWEATYGSFWKFDVRDGAFSGDGGAAWVFGVAPRTVFAFAKGDPSGQTRWRLR; encoded by the coding sequence ATGAACGCCGACGCGCCGCGCGCCGAACTCAACACCGACTTCAGCAGCCCCGACGCCGAACCCACCTCGTGGGCGAGGGTGGAGGAACTGCTGTCCGCGCCCCGGACCTTCTGGATCTCGACCGTGCGTCCGGACGGCCGTCCGCATGTCACCCCGCTGATCGCCGTCTGGCGCGACGGCGTGCTGCACTTCGCGACGGGCCCGGCCGAACGCAAGGCGCTGAATCTGGCGCGGAACGCGGAGGTCGTGCTGACCACCGGGGACGCGGCCTGGGACGAGGGCTGCGACGTGGTGGTCGAGGGGACGGCCGTGCGGATCACCGACGAGGACCGGCTGCGTGCTCTCGCGGGGGCCTGGGAGGCGACGTACGGTTCGTTCTGGAAGTTCGACGTACGGGACGGGGCGTTCAGCGGGGACGGCGGCGCCGCGTGGGTGTTCGGGGTGGCGCCCCGTACCGTCTTCGCCTTCGCCAAGGGCGACCCGTCCGGCCAGACCCGCTGGCGGCTGCGCTGA
- a CDS encoding VOC family protein codes for MDWTLEVITVPVTDVDRSLAFYRDKAGFHVDLDMEVMPGARVVQLTPPGSGCSIALTDGVPSPTGQARPGGYHGLQLVVTDIEAARAELTGRGLEVTGPERYGDSDGATFLYFTDPDGNGWAVQEYRARIAEPLHELLARQRDTA; via the coding sequence ATGGACTGGACGCTGGAAGTGATCACCGTGCCCGTCACGGACGTGGACCGGTCGCTGGCCTTCTACCGGGACAAGGCCGGCTTCCATGTCGATCTGGACATGGAGGTGATGCCGGGCGCACGGGTCGTTCAGCTGACCCCGCCCGGCTCGGGGTGCTCCATCGCCCTGACGGACGGGGTGCCGTCCCCCACCGGGCAGGCGCGGCCCGGTGGGTACCACGGGCTCCAGCTCGTCGTCACGGACATCGAGGCGGCGCGCGCGGAGCTGACCGGGCGGGGCCTGGAGGTCACCGGGCCGGAGCGGTACGGCGACAGCGACGGCGCGACGTTCCTGTACTTCACCGATCCCGACGGGAACGGCTGGGCCGTGCAGGAGTACCGGGCCCGGATCGCCGAGCCGCTGCACGAACTGCTCGCCCGGCAGCGCGACACGGCCTGA
- a CDS encoding glutamine synthetase family protein, with product MDKQQEFVLRTLEERDIRFVRLWFTDVLGFLKSVAVAPAELEQAFDEGIGFDGSAIEGFARVYESDMIAKPDPGTFQVLPWRAEAPGTARMFCDILMPDGSPSFADPRYVLKRALAKASDLGFTFYTHPEIEFFLLKDKPLDGSRPTPADNSGYFDHTPQNVGMDFRRQAITMLESMGISVEFSHHEGAPGQQEIDLRYADALSTADNIMTFRLVMKQVALEQGVQATFMPKPFSEHPGSGMHTHLSLFEGDRNAFYESGAEYQLSKVGRSFIAGLLRHAAEISAVTNQWVNSYKRIWGGSERTAGAGGEAPSYICWGHNNRSALIRVPMYKPGKTGSARVEVRSLDSGANPYLAYAVLLGAGLRGIEEGYELPPGADDDVWALSDAERRAMGIEPLPQNLGEAIWLMERSELVAETLGEHVYDFFLRNKKQEWEEYRSEVTAFELRKNLPVL from the coding sequence ATGGACAAGCAGCAGGAATTCGTGCTCCGGACCCTGGAGGAGCGCGACATCCGTTTCGTACGCCTGTGGTTCACGGATGTGCTGGGCTTCCTGAAGTCCGTCGCGGTCGCCCCCGCGGAGCTGGAGCAGGCGTTCGACGAGGGCATCGGTTTCGACGGCTCGGCCATCGAGGGCTTCGCCCGGGTGTACGAGTCGGACATGATCGCCAAGCCGGACCCGGGGACGTTCCAGGTGCTGCCGTGGCGCGCGGAGGCGCCGGGCACGGCCCGGATGTTCTGCGACATCCTGATGCCGGACGGCTCGCCGTCGTTCGCCGACCCGCGGTACGTGCTGAAGCGGGCGCTGGCGAAGGCGTCCGACCTCGGGTTCACGTTCTACACGCACCCGGAGATCGAGTTCTTCCTGCTGAAGGACAAGCCGCTGGACGGCTCGCGGCCGACGCCCGCCGACAACTCCGGCTACTTCGACCACACCCCGCAGAACGTCGGTATGGACTTCCGCCGGCAGGCCATCACCATGCTGGAGTCGATGGGCATCTCCGTCGAGTTCAGCCATCACGAGGGCGCCCCCGGCCAGCAGGAGATCGATCTGCGGTACGCCGACGCGCTGTCGACCGCCGACAACATCATGACGTTCCGGCTGGTGATGAAGCAGGTGGCGCTGGAGCAGGGCGTGCAGGCCACGTTCATGCCGAAGCCGTTCTCCGAGCACCCCGGTTCCGGGATGCACACCCATCTGTCGCTGTTCGAGGGCGACCGCAACGCCTTCTACGAGTCGGGCGCCGAGTACCAGCTGTCCAAGGTGGGCCGTTCCTTCATCGCCGGGCTGCTGCGGCACGCGGCGGAGATCTCCGCCGTCACCAACCAGTGGGTCAACTCGTACAAGCGGATCTGGGGCGGCTCGGAGCGCACCGCGGGCGCGGGCGGTGAGGCGCCCTCGTACATCTGCTGGGGTCACAACAACCGTTCGGCGCTGATCCGGGTGCCCATGTACAAGCCGGGGAAGACCGGTTCGGCGCGGGTGGAGGTCCGTTCGCTGGACTCCGGCGCCAACCCGTACCTGGCGTACGCCGTGCTGCTCGGCGCGGGTCTGCGGGGCATCGAGGAGGGCTACGAACTGCCTCCGGGCGCCGACGACGACGTGTGGGCGCTGTCCGACGCGGAGCGCCGCGCGATGGGCATCGAGCCGCTGCCGCAGAACCTGGGCGAGGCGATCTGGCTGATGGAGCGCAGCGAACTCGTCGCCGAGACGCTCGGCGAGCATGTGTACGACTTCTTCCTGCGCAACAAGAAGCAGGAGTGGGAGGAGTACCGCTCCGAGGTGACGGCGTTCGAGCTGAGGAAGAACCTGCCGGTGCTGTAG
- a CDS encoding DUF305 domain-containing protein, whose protein sequence is MRRPGPFVSAALAAAAVLAALTVATAASSGPAPAPAPAATAPADGSADAGFARDMAVHHQQAVEMAYLVRDRTDDEDIRVLAYDIAQTQSTQRGMLLGWLDLWELPTVSAREPMAWMGMTPDPRDVRDGALMPGMATRAQLDELRAARGRTAEALFLRLMTDHHRGGVHMAEGCVRSCAVPVGKRLARGMVDGQRSEIARMDELLRARAGG, encoded by the coding sequence GTGAGGCGCCCGGGGCCGTTCGTGTCGGCCGCCCTCGCCGCGGCGGCCGTACTGGCCGCGCTCACCGTGGCCACCGCCGCCTCCTCGGGCCCCGCCCCGGCGCCCGCGCCCGCCGCCACCGCCCCGGCCGACGGGTCCGCCGACGCGGGCTTCGCCCGGGACATGGCCGTCCACCACCAGCAGGCCGTCGAGATGGCGTACCTCGTCCGCGACCGCACCGACGACGAGGACATCCGCGTCCTCGCCTACGACATCGCCCAGACCCAGTCCACCCAGCGGGGCATGCTGCTGGGCTGGCTGGACCTGTGGGAGCTGCCGACGGTGTCCGCCCGGGAACCCATGGCGTGGATGGGCATGACCCCCGACCCGCGCGACGTACGGGACGGGGCGCTGATGCCCGGCATGGCCACCCGCGCCCAGCTCGACGAACTGCGCGCGGCCCGCGGGCGGACCGCCGAAGCGCTGTTCCTGCGGCTCATGACCGACCATCACCGCGGCGGGGTCCATATGGCCGAGGGCTGTGTCCGCTCCTGCGCGGTCCCCGTCGGGAAGCGGCTCGCGCGGGGCATGGTCGACGGCCAGCGGTCCGAGATCGCCCGGATGGACGAACTGCTGCGCGCCCGCGCCGGCGGCTGA
- a CDS encoding NAD+ synthase: MPQLRLALNQIDSTVGALAENAEAILRWTRHSAEQGAHVIAFPEMALTGYPVEDLALRSSFVDASRTALRDLARRLAGEGFGAIPVIVGYLDRSETAQPRYGQPAGAPRNAAAVLHGGEVALVFAKHHLPNYGVFDEFRYFVPGDTLPVVRVHGVDVALAICEDLWQDGGRVPATRSAGAGLLLSINASPYERDKDDTRLELVRKRAQEAGCTTAYLAMIGGQDELVFDGDSIVVDKDGEVIARAPQFAEGCVVLDLELPAAAADPVTGVVDDGLRIDRLVLSEEPLPAYPAELTGGYADRLDDDEEIYSALVVGLRAYVAKNGFRSVLIGLSGGIDSALVAAIACDALGAQNVYGVSMPSKYSSEHSRGDAAELARRTGLNFRTVPIGPMFDTYMASLELTGLAEENLQSRLRGTLLMSVSNQEGHIVLAPGNKSELAVGYSTLYGDSVGAYGPIKDVYKTTVFRLAEWRNRAAAQRGQTPPIPENSITKPPSAELRPDQVDTDSLPDYPVLDAVLERYVDRDQGADSIVAAGFDAELVTRILRMTDTAEYKRRQYPPGTKISAKGFGKDRRLPITNRWRETGEAPE, from the coding sequence GTGCCTCAACTTCGTCTCGCCCTGAACCAGATCGACTCCACCGTCGGTGCCCTCGCCGAGAACGCGGAGGCGATCCTCCGCTGGACCCGGCACTCGGCCGAGCAGGGAGCGCATGTCATCGCGTTCCCGGAGATGGCCCTGACGGGGTATCCCGTCGAGGACCTGGCCCTGCGCTCGTCCTTCGTGGACGCCTCCCGTACCGCGCTGCGGGACCTCGCGCGGCGGCTCGCCGGGGAAGGCTTCGGCGCCATCCCGGTGATCGTCGGCTATCTGGACCGTTCCGAGACGGCGCAGCCGAGGTACGGCCAGCCCGCGGGCGCCCCGCGCAACGCCGCCGCCGTGCTGCACGGCGGTGAGGTGGCGCTGGTGTTCGCCAAGCACCATCTGCCGAACTACGGGGTCTTCGACGAGTTCCGGTACTTCGTGCCGGGCGACACCCTGCCGGTGGTCCGGGTGCACGGCGTGGACGTGGCGCTGGCAATCTGCGAGGACCTGTGGCAGGACGGCGGCCGGGTGCCCGCGACCCGGTCCGCCGGGGCGGGGCTGCTGCTGTCGATCAACGCGTCGCCGTACGAGCGCGACAAGGACGACACCCGGCTCGAACTGGTCCGCAAGCGCGCACAGGAAGCCGGGTGCACCACCGCGTACCTGGCGATGATCGGCGGCCAGGACGAGCTGGTCTTCGACGGTGACTCGATCGTCGTGGACAAGGACGGCGAGGTCATCGCGCGGGCCCCGCAGTTCGCGGAGGGCTGTGTCGTCCTCGACCTGGAGCTGCCCGCGGCGGCCGCTGACCCCGTCACCGGTGTGGTGGACGACGGACTGCGGATCGACCGGCTGGTCCTGTCCGAGGAGCCGCTGCCCGCGTATCCGGCGGAGCTGACCGGCGGCTACGCGGACCGCCTCGACGACGACGAGGAGATCTACTCGGCGCTCGTGGTGGGCCTGCGGGCGTATGTCGCGAAGAACGGCTTCCGGTCCGTGCTCATCGGCCTCTCGGGCGGTATCGACTCGGCGCTGGTCGCGGCGATCGCGTGCGACGCGCTCGGCGCGCAGAACGTGTACGGGGTGTCGATGCCGTCGAAGTACTCCTCCGAGCACTCCAGGGGCGACGCGGCGGAACTGGCCCGGCGCACCGGCCTCAACTTCCGTACGGTGCCGATCGGGCCGATGTTCGACACGTACATGGCGTCGCTGGAGCTGACCGGGCTCGCCGAGGAGAACCTCCAGTCCCGGCTGCGCGGCACCCTGCTGATGTCGGTGTCCAACCAGGAGGGCCACATCGTGCTGGCGCCGGGCAACAAGTCCGAGCTGGCCGTGGGGTACTCGACGCTGTACGGCGACTCGGTGGGCGCTTACGGGCCCATCAAGGACGTGTACAAGACGACGGTGTTCCGGCTCGCCGAGTGGCGCAACCGGGCCGCCGCGCAGCGCGGTCAGACCCCGCCGATCCCCGAGAACTCGATCACCAAGCCGCCGAGCGCGGAACTGCGCCCGGACCAGGTCGACACGGACTCCCTGCCGGACTACCCGGTGCTGGACGCCGTGCTGGAGCGGTACGTGGACCGGGACCAGGGCGCCGACAGCATCGTGGCGGCCGGTTTCGACGCGGAGCTGGTGACCCGCATCCTGCGGATGACCGACACCGCCGAGTACAAGCGGCGGCAGTACCCGCCGGGCACCAAGATCTCGGCGAAGGGCTTCGGCAAGGACCGCCGGCTGCCGATCACCAACCGCTGGCGCGAGACGGGCGAGGCACCCGAGTAG
- a CDS encoding bifunctional [glutamine synthetase] adenylyltransferase/[glutamine synthetase]-adenylyl-L-tyrosine phosphorylase codes for MTVPQGRRSSTFTRLLRHGFTDPSTAERLLDGEALAAVRADPVLLDALGRAADPDLALLGLVRLAEAQPDALARRELLDTLIAAKPLRDRLLGVLGASEALADHLARHPRDWQALVTYEAQDLHPGVEEFTRGLAGATDPVSLRVAYRRCLLSIAARDVCGTTDITQTAAELADLATATLRAAVALAAAAAPEDAALCRLAVIAMGKCGGHELNYVSDVDVIFVAEPAEPAGDDGGNGHGDGHGGGGEAEALRAATRLASHMMRICSETTVEGTIWPVDANLRPEGRNGPLVRTLSSHLAYYQRWAKTWEFQALLKARPVAGDLELGARYVATIAPLVWQAAERDNFVADVQKMRRRVIENIPAGEVDRELKLGPGGLRDVEFAVQLLQLVHGRADSSLRSGTTLDALAALARGGYVGRVDATQLDDAYRFLRSLEHRIQLFRLRRTHLVPEDDADRRRIGRSLGMRTEPLTDLDRAWRRHTSVVRRLHEKLFYRPLLDAVAQLAPGETRLSTGAARERLVALGYADPAAALRHLEALASGVSRKAAIQRTLLPVLLGWFADSADPDAGLLNFRKVSDALGKTPWYLRLLRDEGAAAENLARVLSAGRLAPDLLMRAPEAVALLGDPSGLRVRDRAPLEQEMLATVRRADGGEQAVRAARAVRRRELFRTTAADIVASYGTEDMPAVANQGALVDLTGAAVSDLTAATLAGTLRAVVQEGWGAELPTRFAIIGMGRFGGHELSYGSDADVLFVHAPREGADEQEAAKAASAVVAEMRRLLQLPSADPPLLIDADLRPEGKNGPVVRTLKSYEAYYRRWSLVWEAQALLRAEPVAGDVELGRGFIELIDPLRYPEGGPGPDAVREIRRLKARMESERMPRGADPTLHTKLGRGGLSDVEWTVQLMQMRHGWEVPALRTTRTRAGLAAAHAAGLLAAEDAEVLDEAWVLASRVRNAVMLVRGRAGDTFPSDGRELGAVGRYLGYGPGQVGAMLDDYRRVTRRARAVVDALFYDS; via the coding sequence ATGACGGTGCCGCAAGGACGCCGGAGCAGCACCTTCACCCGGCTGCTGCGGCACGGCTTCACCGACCCCTCCACCGCCGAACGGCTGCTGGACGGCGAGGCGCTGGCCGCGGTACGAGCCGACCCGGTGCTGCTGGACGCGCTCGGCCGAGCCGCCGACCCGGACCTCGCGCTGCTGGGCCTCGTCCGGCTCGCCGAGGCCCAGCCCGACGCGCTCGCCCGCCGGGAACTGCTGGACACCCTGATCGCCGCGAAGCCCCTGCGGGACCGGCTGCTGGGGGTGCTCGGCGCGTCCGAGGCGCTCGCCGACCATCTGGCGCGCCACCCCCGCGACTGGCAGGCCCTCGTCACCTACGAGGCCCAGGACCTCCACCCCGGTGTCGAGGAGTTCACCCGGGGGCTCGCCGGAGCCACCGACCCGGTCTCCCTGCGGGTCGCCTACCGGCGCTGTCTGCTGTCGATCGCCGCCCGCGACGTGTGCGGGACCACCGACATCACCCAGACCGCCGCCGAACTCGCCGACCTCGCCACGGCCACCCTGCGCGCGGCCGTCGCCCTCGCCGCCGCCGCGGCCCCCGAGGACGCCGCCCTGTGCAGGCTCGCGGTCATCGCGATGGGCAAGTGCGGCGGCCATGAGCTGAACTACGTCTCCGACGTGGACGTCATCTTCGTCGCCGAACCCGCCGAACCGGCCGGGGACGACGGCGGAAACGGTCACGGCGACGGTCATGGCGGCGGCGGGGAGGCCGAGGCCCTGCGCGCCGCGACCCGGCTCGCCTCGCACATGATGCGGATCTGCTCCGAGACCACCGTCGAGGGCACCATCTGGCCCGTCGACGCCAACCTCCGCCCCGAGGGCCGCAACGGCCCCCTCGTCCGCACCCTCTCCAGCCATCTCGCCTACTACCAGCGCTGGGCCAAGACCTGGGAGTTCCAGGCCCTGCTGAAGGCCCGTCCGGTCGCCGGTGACCTGGAACTCGGCGCCCGGTACGTGGCCACCATCGCCCCCCTCGTCTGGCAGGCCGCCGAACGCGACAACTTCGTCGCCGACGTACAGAAGATGCGGCGCCGGGTGATCGAGAACATCCCGGCGGGCGAGGTCGACCGGGAACTGAAACTCGGCCCCGGCGGACTGCGCGACGTGGAGTTCGCCGTCCAGCTCCTCCAGCTCGTCCACGGCCGCGCCGACAGCTCCCTGCGCAGCGGCACCACCCTCGACGCGCTCGCCGCCCTCGCCCGCGGCGGCTACGTCGGCCGGGTCGACGCCACCCAGCTCGACGACGCCTACCGCTTCCTGCGCAGCCTCGAACACCGCATCCAGCTCTTCCGGCTGCGCCGCACCCATCTCGTCCCCGAGGACGACGCCGACCGGCGCCGCATCGGCCGCTCGCTGGGCATGCGCACCGAACCCCTCACCGACCTGGACCGGGCCTGGCGGCGCCACACCTCCGTCGTCCGCCGGCTGCACGAGAAGCTGTTCTACCGCCCGCTGCTCGACGCCGTCGCCCAGCTCGCCCCCGGTGAGACCCGGCTCAGCACCGGAGCCGCCCGCGAACGCCTGGTCGCCCTCGGCTACGCCGACCCCGCCGCCGCGCTGCGCCATCTGGAGGCCCTCGCCTCCGGAGTCAGCCGCAAGGCCGCCATCCAGCGCACCCTGCTGCCCGTGCTGCTCGGCTGGTTCGCGGACTCCGCCGACCCGGACGCCGGGCTGCTGAACTTCCGCAAGGTCTCCGACGCGCTCGGCAAGACACCCTGGTACCTGCGGCTGCTGCGCGACGAGGGCGCCGCCGCCGAGAACCTCGCCCGGGTGCTGTCCGCCGGACGGCTCGCCCCCGACCTGCTGATGCGGGCCCCCGAGGCGGTGGCCCTGCTCGGCGACCCGAGCGGGCTGCGCGTCCGGGACCGGGCCCCGCTGGAACAGGAGATGCTCGCCACCGTCCGCCGCGCCGACGGCGGCGAACAGGCCGTCCGCGCCGCCCGCGCCGTACGCCGCCGGGAGCTGTTCCGCACCACCGCCGCCGACATCGTCGCCTCCTACGGCACCGAGGACATGCCCGCCGTCGCCAACCAGGGCGCCCTCGTCGACCTCACCGGCGCCGCCGTGTCCGACCTCACCGCCGCGACCCTCGCGGGCACGCTGCGCGCGGTCGTCCAGGAGGGCTGGGGCGCGGAACTCCCCACCCGGTTCGCGATCATCGGGATGGGCCGTTTCGGCGGCCACGAACTGTCCTACGGGTCCGACGCCGACGTCCTGTTCGTCCACGCGCCCCGCGAGGGCGCGGACGAGCAGGAGGCCGCGAAGGCCGCGAGCGCCGTCGTCGCGGAGATGCGGCGGCTGCTCCAGCTCCCCAGCGCGGACCCGCCCCTGCTCATAGACGCGGACCTCCGTCCGGAGGGGAAGAACGGTCCGGTCGTACGGACCCTCAAGTCGTACGAGGCGTACTACCGCCGGTGGTCACTGGTCTGGGAGGCGCAGGCGCTGCTGCGCGCGGAACCCGTCGCCGGGGACGTGGAACTGGGCCGGGGCTTCATCGAACTCATCGACCCGCTGCGCTACCCCGAAGGGGGGCCCGGGCCGGACGCCGTACGGGAGATCCGGCGGCTCAAGGCCCGGATGGAGTCCGAGCGGATGCCGCGCGGGGCGGACCCCACGCTGCACACCAAGCTGGGGCGCGGCGGGCTGTCCGATGTCGAGTGGACCGTCCAGCTGATGCAGATGCGGCACGGGTGGGAGGTGCCGGCGCTGCGCACCACCCGGACCCGGGCGGGGCTCGCGGCGGCCCACGCGGCGGGGCTGCTGGCCGCGGAGGACGCGGAGGTGCTGGACGAGGCGTGGGTGCTGGCCTCGCGGGTGCGCAACGCGGTGATGCTGGTGCGGGGGCGGGCCGGGGACACGTTTCCGTCCGACGGGCGGGAGCTGGGGGCGGTGGGACGCTATCTCGGGTACGGGCCGGGGCAGGTGGGCGCGATGCTCGACGACTACCGCCGCGTGACCCGACGCGCCCGCGCCGTCGTCGACGCCCTCTTCTACGACTCGTAG